The Pan paniscus chromosome 1, NHGRI_mPanPan1-v2.0_pri, whole genome shotgun sequence genome has a segment encoding these proteins:
- the CHTOP gene encoding chromatin target of PRMT1 protein isoform X2, translating into MAAQSAPKVVLKSTTKMSLNERFTNMLKNKQPTPVNIRASMQQQQQLASARNRRLAQQMENRPSVQAALKLKQSLKQRLGKSNIQARLGRPIGALARGAVGGRGLPIIQRGLPRGGLRGGRATRTLLRGGMSLRGQNLLRGGRAVAPRMGLRRGGVRGRGGPGRGGLGRGAMGRGGIGGRGRGMIGRGRGGFGGRGRGRGRGRGALARPVLTKEQLDNQLDAYMSKTKGHLDAELDAYMAQTDPETND; encoded by the exons CTTTACTAATATGCTGAAGAACAAACAGCCGACGCCAGTGAATATTCGGGCTTCGATGCAGCAACAACAGCAGCTAGCCAGTGCCAGAAACAGAAGACTGGCCCAGCAGATGGAGAATAGACCCTCTGTCCAGGCAGCATTAAAACTTAAGCAG AGCTTAAAGCAGCGCCTGGGTAAGAGTAACATCCAGGCACGGTTAGGCCGACCCATAGGGGCCCTGGCCAGGGGAGCAGTCGGAGGACGAGGCCTACCCATAATCCAGAGAGGCTTGCCCAGAGGAGGACTACGTGGGGGACGTGCCACCAGAACCCTACTTAGGGGCGGGATGTCGCTCCGAG GTCAAAACCTGCTCCGAGGTGGACGAGCCGTAGCTCCCCGAATGGGCTTAAGAAGAGGTGGTGTTCGAGGTCGTGGAGGTCCTGGGAGAGGGGGCCTAGGGCGTGGAGCTATGGGTCGTGGCGGAATCGGTGGTAGAG GTCGGGGTATGATAGGTCGGGGAAGAGGGGGctttggaggccgaggccgaggccgTGGACGAGGGAGAGGTGCCCTTGCTCGCCCTGTATTGACCAAGGAGCAGCTGGACAACCAATTGGATGCATATATGTCGAAAACAAAAGGACACCTGGATGCTGAGTTGGATGCCTACATGGCGCAGACAGATCCTGAAACCAATGATTGA
- the CHTOP gene encoding chromatin target of PRMT1 protein isoform X1, translating into MAAQSAPKVVLKSTTKMSLNERFTNMLKNKQPTPVNIRASMQQQQQLASARNRRLAQQMENRPSVQAALKLKQKSLKQRLGKSNIQARLGRPIGALARGAVGGRGLPIIQRGLPRGGLRGGRATRTLLRGGMSLRGQNLLRGGRAVAPRMGLRRGGVRGRGGPGRGGLGRGAMGRGGIGGRGRGMIGRGRGGFGGRGRGRGRGRGALARPVLTKEQLDNQLDAYMSKTKGHLDAELDAYMAQTDPETND; encoded by the exons CTTTACTAATATGCTGAAGAACAAACAGCCGACGCCAGTGAATATTCGGGCTTCGATGCAGCAACAACAGCAGCTAGCCAGTGCCAGAAACAGAAGACTGGCCCAGCAGATGGAGAATAGACCCTCTGTCCAGGCAGCATTAAAACTTAAGCAG AAGAGCTTAAAGCAGCGCCTGGGTAAGAGTAACATCCAGGCACGGTTAGGCCGACCCATAGGGGCCCTGGCCAGGGGAGCAGTCGGAGGACGAGGCCTACCCATAATCCAGAGAGGCTTGCCCAGAGGAGGACTACGTGGGGGACGTGCCACCAGAACCCTACTTAGGGGCGGGATGTCGCTCCGAG GTCAAAACCTGCTCCGAGGTGGACGAGCCGTAGCTCCCCGAATGGGCTTAAGAAGAGGTGGTGTTCGAGGTCGTGGAGGTCCTGGGAGAGGGGGCCTAGGGCGTGGAGCTATGGGTCGTGGCGGAATCGGTGGTAGAG GTCGGGGTATGATAGGTCGGGGAAGAGGGGGctttggaggccgaggccgaggccgTGGACGAGGGAGAGGTGCCCTTGCTCGCCCTGTATTGACCAAGGAGCAGCTGGACAACCAATTGGATGCATATATGTCGAAAACAAAAGGACACCTGGATGCTGAGTTGGATGCCTACATGGCGCAGACAGATCCTGAAACCAATGATTGA